Proteins from one Coffea arabica cultivar ET-39 chromosome 8c, Coffea Arabica ET-39 HiFi, whole genome shotgun sequence genomic window:
- the LOC113706237 gene encoding uncharacterized protein: MEGFLAFRGVCTSWRAAAGEATFNKTWPGPPWIMLAENKEGADREFYSLAKGRNCSRLFLPEAREKKCMESRGWFIALGVSGEMSLLHPFSRAQIELPHITTFPERAVLSASPSETSDYVVMVVHGGGQYLGYWRPGDESWTGIESRRAPDHHPTVAKNPFCMDPEFKDGTSISRCRLYLLAESSPSAAGDDQLFIVARDGIYVRDDGEYGGREISLI; the protein is encoded by the exons ATGGAAGGCTTTCTTGCGTTCCGCGGCGTTTGCACCTCGTGGAGGGCAGCGGCTGGCGAGGCTACTTTTAATAAAACATGGCCTGGACCTCCCTGGATTATGCTTGCAGAAAATAAAGAGGGTGCCGATCGAGAATTTTACAGCCTTGCAAAGGGTAGGAACTGCAGCAGGTTGTTCCTCCCCGAGGCTAGGGAGAAAAAATGCATGGAATCCAGAGGATGGTTCATTGCCCTTGGGGTTTCGGGAGAGATGAGTTTGCTGCACCCTTTCTCCAGGGCTCAAATTGAGCTCCCCCACATCACCACTTTCCCAG AAAGGGCGGTTTTATCTGCGAGTCCATCCGAGACCTCAGACTACGTTGTCATGGTGGTTCACGGCGGAGGACAATATCTTGGGTACTGGAGACCCGGAGACGAGTCTTGGACAGGAATAGAATCCAGACGGG CGCCCGATCATCATCCCACCGTCGCAAAAAATCCCTTCTGCATGGATCCCGAATTCAAGGATGGAACATCCATTAGCAGGTGTAGATTATATCTACTGGCAGAATCATCCCCATCCGCAGCAGGTGATGATCAATTATTTATAGTTGCTCGAGACGGGATCTATGTCAGGGACGACGGGGAATATGGGGGCCGAGAAATTTCGTTGATATGA
- the LOC113706238 gene encoding nuclear transcription factor Y subunit C-3-like: MRQAGTYSGILSGGISGKTGPHSFPLARIKKIMKKSGDDVKMISGEAPIVLSKACELFVEEITRRAWRMTMQGKRRTLHKEDVASAVIATDIFDFLVNLVSEHSATSEQEEITTPPAMDLKR; the protein is encoded by the coding sequence ATGAGGCAGGCTGGGACGTATTCGGGGATACTATCAGGAGGGATATCTGGAAAAACTGGACCTCATTCATTTCCGTTGGCAAGAATAAAGAAAATCATGAAGAAATCAGGAGATGATGTGAAGATGATATCTGGGGAGGCTCCCATTGTTCTCTCCAAGGCTTGTGAGCTTTTTGTTGAGGAAATTACCAGAAGGGCTTGGAGGATGACCATGCAAGGCAAGAGGAGGACACTTCACAAAGAAGATGTTGCTTCCGCTGTTATAGCCACTGATATCTTTGACTTTCTTGTCAATTTGGTTTCTGAACACTCTGCTACTTCTGAGCAGGAGGAGATCACTACTCCACCAGCCATGGATTTGAAGAGATAA